Proteins encoded within one genomic window of Arachis ipaensis cultivar K30076 chromosome B08, Araip1.1, whole genome shotgun sequence:
- the LOC107613954 gene encoding subtilisin-like protease SBT3.4 isoform X1, with amino-acid sequence MITVTPLNPNPKPKPKASQSRSFFLVFLALFPLNCIAMSDSAAKTLDSEALSSAPAASVQIVYTEKPHDEEPEAYHIRTLSAVLGSEDAAKEALVYSYKSAASGFSAKLTPEQVAEISKQPGVLQVVPDRKLQLHSGPNRLQ; translated from the exons ATGATCACAGTCACACCCCTCAATCCCAATCCAAAGCCCAAGCCAAAGGCCTCTCAATCTCGATcatttttccttgttttcttggcATTGTTCCCTTTGAATTGCATCGCCATGTCGGATTCCGCTGCCAAAACCCTCGACTCTGAGGCTCTCTCTTCTGCTCCGGCGGCTTCGGTTCAAATTGTGTACACTGAGAAGCCCCACGACGAGGAGCCTGAGGCTTACCACATCAGAACCCTATCTGCTGTCCTTGGAAG TGAGGATGCTGCGAAGGAAGCTTTGGTGTACAGTTACAAGTCCGCAGCTAGTGGGTTCTCTGCTAAGCTTACTCCAGAGCAGGTTGCTGAAATTTCAA AGCAACCCGGTGTTCTTCAGGTTGTCCCTGACAGGAAACTTCAACTCCATTCAGGACCAAATAGGCTGCAGTAG
- the LOC107613954 gene encoding subtilisin-like protease SBT3.4 isoform X2, with amino-acid sequence MITVTPLNPNPKPKPKASQSRSFFLVFLALFPLNCIAMSDSAAKTLDSEALSSAPAASVQIVYTEKPHDEEPEAYHIRTLSAVLGSEDAAKEALVYSYKSAASGFSAKLTPEQVAEISRF; translated from the exons ATGATCACAGTCACACCCCTCAATCCCAATCCAAAGCCCAAGCCAAAGGCCTCTCAATCTCGATcatttttccttgttttcttggcATTGTTCCCTTTGAATTGCATCGCCATGTCGGATTCCGCTGCCAAAACCCTCGACTCTGAGGCTCTCTCTTCTGCTCCGGCGGCTTCGGTTCAAATTGTGTACACTGAGAAGCCCCACGACGAGGAGCCTGAGGCTTACCACATCAGAACCCTATCTGCTGTCCTTGGAAG TGAGGATGCTGCGAAGGAAGCTTTGGTGTACAGTTACAAGTCCGCAGCTAGTGGGTTCTCTGCTAAGCTTACTCCAGAGCAGGTTGCTGAAATTTCAA GGTTTTGA